tatgcattaaaatatttcattcttgCAGTAGTGggaaaatatttcttaattcaTCTTAACAAACCTAAGCCTTTATTGATTTAAGCTAAACCATTCTTCAAATGATCTTCCAAGCTTAAACATTTGTCCAGCAACTAATTTAGCAAACTACTGGCTAAGCACACAGTTGTTCCGATGTAAATCAAGTATAAAATTATTTGCTACTGTGATTTTGCTTcgtagttacatgtataaccataCAATTTGTTTTGTCTGCAGTGATTAAAATTCGATTTACGCTACACCAGTAAGCTACTACATTGAATTCGACTTGTAGAATTTCCTCTAATACTAATTATGAATATAGGTGAGGGGTTCTAGCTATATGAGTATGGGATAGttttaacaattttatattcattccaaTAATACCTACATATTTATGAACATCTAAAGATTTGTgaaaatttacaacaaattcTTCGTCAACCAAAGGTATAGAAATGAACTTTCATTTAGAATCCGGGAGTTCACAACAGcagaaaatatatcaattttttcgacactttatcaagggaTTCAGCCAGCTTACTTGCAACTGTCGAAAAGTACGTATAGAATGTTTCAACTATTACACATACGTCAAAATATTCATTGTTGTCAGTATATGTGTCATGTTTGGTGTTGATATATTCTTTTTTCTACctggttttaatttttattttattttttggggGGCGGATGGGGcaatatatttatgaatttcCAAAGTTAACTGAGATTTGCTGTACTGTATTTACTTGAAAAATGATcctgatgttgtttttttaatatttcagttTCCACAAATAAAAAACAGCAACGTGTTGCAATCGACACTTGAAAGGCCGCTTTGGGTCAACATGACGCAATGACCTTTTCTTGGGTCAGGGTTCGAAGGTGACCACAGGTTGCTTTCGATGACGTCACCATCACTGTACTGCcattgtgttgtgtaatgaccaGAAACATAGAACCGAACGTCTTGTTCTACAATGATAATTGTACAgtaaacattaattttaattttactttcgTTACATCGAaattgtatgtgtgtgttggaaTCTAATTTATTGTCATGATGATAACGTTATAcgtttacatgtatttcatggtTATCCTTTTACAAAATACCTATTTTGTCCTCGTTAACGCAACTTAGACGTAAACTAGTACATATAATAGTTACGTAGATAACTCGAGCAAAACTTTGTAATGTACTCGAGAACATTGCTTAATTTGTACACTCAGACCATTCGAAGTTCTGTTAATGTCCCGTTATCTTCGAATTAACAAAGTTCTAATTTATTACAACTGCTTACTTAGCAAATTGTTCTCCTGAATTGCAACTTGTACGATGGCTAGGCGGTTTTGTGTGTCAATCTTCATCAGCAAAGAACCATGAGACAAACACAGAGCGGAGGCACTGTCTTTGTTTTGTCTCATCTCTATAAACTTGTAGGAGAATTCTCCAGTTTCGGCCTGCTTATATCCCGGGATACGTTGCACTGCAAGACGACAAAAAACTAGTATAAATTCTAGTCGGCTGGATAAAATCGAACAATAATTTACAACGACTTTTATCATAACAGCTGATGGTCCGATACATGAAAAGGGATATTGAAACTTGTCCGTTATAGAAGTAACTAcactatatttacattcactGCAATCCCACTATGTATCTTACCACACGCAGGTGACGTCATTAGCATAGTGACGTTACCGTTAATGTCGTGGCAGAGATTAAGGAAGATGGCTGGCTGTTCAAATGACTGTTTCGTCCTTGAAGATATGAATCGTTTATTTATAACAGATGCAATATAAATTGAGATATAAAATTCCAATCAAATATATAAGCAATGAAGTGCATTCAATTGGCAATTATTGgattatgaatgccaactggacaacgGCAAATTCAACACAAAGCGCTAGCGCGTTTTACTAAATTTGCCGTTATACAGTTGGCATTCAGATTCCCAAATAATTGCCAGCTGAATGGAGTTAAttgattaaatgaaaatatccacCTGAATTGTAGAAGTTGTATCCGAGACAGATTGCTCCATCAAAAGTGAAAGCGACACATCCACTGGATCTGTGGCAGGCGAAACCACAGTGATGGAGGTATGTACGGGAGGGCTGAAGGAGGATGGACTGGCCCAGTAACGTCACAGATGACACCGAGGCTTGTTTGTATTGGCTGCCTTTATCTACATTGCAAACACAGTGATATTTTAATAACAGCAATACCAATGTTGCAATTTCTCTATACGTCTCCTGCATAACGCAGCCTTCTTTTAATTGATTAACAAACAAGTACATAAATTGTGAGTAGGTCGTGTACATGAGAAATCTCAAATATCCCATTTCATGcataattattcaaacaaaaaaattcAATTGAAGAAAATATCTCAATGCTGAAAACATCTTGTATATTACGACTTTACATAAGGATTGTCCGAAATAGAACAAGTGCATGGTCCGATGGTATTCGATCACCACAGTCCTACGTACGTTCTGCTTGATTGATGCATCCACCAAGGTCGAATCTGAGACATGGTCGGTTATACCATGACCTAGCGTTAATCCGGAAGAACTTGCCCTTGATTGGGGGGCTGATCGCATTTTTCACAAcggtgttactatcactattTCCTGTAAATATCTGTAAATTCGACGAGATcgtttataaaacaaacatagcaACTTAGCTATTAGTAAAATCTTTAAGCACTCTTTTAAAactgtaatttaaaataattgagaattattaaattataattcaaaacataactaagataattgaaaattatcaaaatgtaagGTATCAATTTTGCCTTCAATTTAAAGTGTAAAGTATTTTTGACCTGACAGTTTTCTGATTTTATAACGCCATTGTTGTGATAAAGTGTCAGCAATCACAATGTAGTTATGACATGAAAAACGCTGCCAtgaaaaatactgaaaaaaagaTGTTCACCGAAGACGAAGAGAACGTGAATTGTAAGAACATTAGTCAATACACATAACAGGTACCAGAAAATCATATGGTTTCAATGTAATATGGGTTTGAATGGTTAAATATTCCGTACTCTTTAAATTAAGAAAAGGTAGAACGGCGGTCTTcataaatttgaaatgaaatatcattgttatataaacaaacatcaCACAGGAAGAATATTTCTAgggtaaacaaataaacataacCTTATCATTGTTGTCGGGAGCCTTTGCATATGTCCATACAACTCCATCCAAGCTGTACAGAATGTAAAAAGTCGTTACCCATTGTACGTAATCACCACGGCCTTGTATGTGTACAGAATTAACGACCGCTTCCCTTTCCAGTTCAGCCTGTGTTAAGTAATATCAGAATAGCCGTTTGGTAGTTACCATACCATGACATTGAAAATAACCAAATAACCTTCTCCAAACTTTATTCAATGACGTCGACAAAATAGATATTATACAGACATTTCGCGAAAATTTATGGGAAGAATCACTATTTCAAAATAGGTATGATTTCTCTGCCGCCaacaatttcattttctttcgaAATACTTTATTCAATCGAAAAGATTCAATTTTTGATCGGGCAGCAGGCAAAGCCTATTTATACTCTCTCCACATGATT
The nucleotide sequence above comes from Argopecten irradians isolate NY chromosome 1, Ai_NY, whole genome shotgun sequence. Encoded proteins:
- the LOC138320006 gene encoding uncharacterized protein — protein: MCSEYLLSGFSGVPNEAFTASSSFPSHLDFSPSNARLYFERFNSASGWCAEHINSASYVQAELEREAVVNSVHIQGRGDYVQWVTTFYILYSLDGVVWTYAKAPDNNDKIFTGNSDSNTVVKNAISPPIKGKFFRINARSWYNRPCLRFDLGGCINQAEHKGSQYKQASVSSVTLLGQSILLQPSRTYLHHCGFACHRSSGCVAFTFDGAICLGYNFYNSVQRIPGYKQAETGEFSYKFIEMRQNKDSASALCLSHGSLLMKIDTQNRLAIVQVAIQENNLLKQDVRFYVSGHYTTQWQYSDGDVIESNLWSPSNPDPRKGHCVMLTQSGLSSVDCNTLLFFICGN